The following nucleotide sequence is from Candidatus Krumholzibacteriia bacterium.
TCTTCGTGGCAGGCCGCGCGATGCCAGCGGCCGTTGCTCCCCTGATCCGTACGCTCTCGAGACCGGCTCCGCTGCCTCTCGTGCGCGTGCGCGACCGTCGAGCCCCCCGCAATTGAACGGGGCCGGGCCCACGTCGCGGCCCCGGGGAGTGCTGTTCCATGCGAGCCGTTCTGATCGTCCTGCTGCTGTCCTCTCTCTTCCTCCAGGCCGGCTGTGCGGCCTTCGGGATCGCGACGCGCGGCGATCTCGAGGACGAACGCCGCGCCGCCCGCGCCCGGGCCGAACAACTGCGCGAGGAGAATCGGATCCTTCGCGATCGGATCGAACGTCTCGGTGCGTCCATCGAGGTCACGGGTCGATCGATCGCCGACATGGAGTCGACGCTGCAGCACTTCGGGGACCGCGCAGCCGAGCAGCGTCAGGAGATCTGGTCGCAGACCGGCGACCTCCAGGTGCGGTTGGCGGCGATCGAGGACCGGCTGGGGGCGGCCGCGAGCCTGTCGGACTCGCTGCGTGACGACGTCGACCGAGCCAGTCGGGCGGCGCAGGCGGCGAGCACCGAGGCCCTGACCGTCCGTCAGGACCTCGACTCGGTCGCCGAGAACGCGGAGTTCGCTCGCTCGCGGAGCGAGGTCCTGCTCCGGGCCTGGTTGGAGCAGCTCCGGGCCGAGCGAGACCGCCTGGAGCGGCAGCTGGGAGCCCTGGAGTCCTCGCTCTCGCAGTGGGAATCGGAGGTGTTCCGCCCCGAGGGTCGATCCTTGTCCGGGTCGGCGGAGGGCGATCTCGACGTCTCCGACGACATGTCCGGTGCCGGTGCCGAGTCGGAGGACGCCGCGGCGGAGCGCTGATCGGACCGGGCGTTGGCGGTTTCGGACTCATCCGCCGGAGAGCCGGTGACGAAGACAACAGAGGGCCGTCCGCGCGGGCCGTGCCCCGAGAGGAAACATCATGTCGCGCCGATACCTCCGGATCGCAGCCTGGGGCGTGCTGCTCGTTCTCGGGCTGCTCTTCGTCTGGGTCGCTCCCCGCGTCCGGGCCGGAGACTCCGAGACCAACCGCGCGCGTGTGGAGCGCATGTACGCGGACTACCGTGAGGACTCCTTCGCGGAACTGCCCGACCTGAGCGTCGACGAGGCCCGCGCGCGTGCCGACAGCCTCGCCGCGAACGAGGACGACGCCGACGACCTGGTCTGGCTCGACGTCCGGGACGCCCGGGAGCGCCGGATCTCGCGTCTTCCCGACGCGGTCGACCGGGAGACCTTCGCCCGCCACCGTGACGAATGGAGCGACCGGCCGGTGGTCGTGTACTGCACGGTGGGCTATCGGAGTGGTCTGGCGGCACGCGAACTCCGCCGCCAGGGGATCGAGGCCTGGAATCTGGCCGGCGGGATCCTCGCCTGGGCCCACGAGGGCGGCCCGGTCCTCGACGGTCGGACCGGTCGCCCGACCCAGCGCGTCCACGTCTACGGGTGGCGTTGGAACCTCTTGCCCGAGGGCTGGAAGGCCGTCTGGTGAGCCGTCCCGATCATCCCCCCCTTCGACGATCGGTGCGCGGGGACGCCCTCGCCCGCGAGGCCAGGGAGCGTCTGCACGATCTGGCCAGCGAGACCCTGCCGACCGAGCGCGATCTCGCCGGGCTCTTCGACCTCGTCGACCGGTTCCACCGCACCGTGTTCGAGGCGTCGCCCGCCCTGCGGGTGAGCTGCGGCCGGGGATGCGCGCACTGCTGTTCGCAGATGGTCTTCGACGTCCACGCCTTCGAGGTGGAGCGCATCGGGCGTCGCCTGGTGGAGGAGCGGCGCGTCGCGCCGGTCCGGGCGACGCTGGAACGACGACAGGAACTCCACGACCGCGTGCGTCGCGATCACCCCCGCCACCACGACGAGGACGTCGACGCCTGGATCGAGCGCGTGGCGATCGAGTTCTGGAAGAAAGACGAGCCCTGCGCACTGCTCGATGCAGACGGTGCCTGCTCGGTGCACGACGTGCGGCCCTGGTCGTGCCGTCGCAGCTTCGCGGCGAGCGATCCGGAGCTCTGTCGCGGCGACCACGCCCAGGATCCGCGCCGACGCTTCTTCACGTTGGCTCCCGACGAGGGATTCGACGCCGCCCTCGAGGACCTCGA
It contains:
- a CDS encoding rhodanese-like domain-containing protein; its protein translation is MSRRYLRIAAWGVLLVLGLLFVWVAPRVRAGDSETNRARVERMYADYREDSFAELPDLSVDEARARADSLAANEDDADDLVWLDVRDARERRISRLPDAVDRETFARHRDEWSDRPVVVYCTVGYRSGLAARELRRQGIEAWNLAGGILAWAHEGGPVLDGRTGRPTQRVHVYGWRWNLLPEGWKAVW
- a CDS encoding YkgJ family cysteine cluster protein, which produces MSRPDHPPLRRSVRGDALAREARERLHDLASETLPTERDLAGLFDLVDRFHRTVFEASPALRVSCGRGCAHCCSQMVFDVHAFEVERIGRRLVEERRVAPVRATLERRQELHDRVRRDHPRHHDEDVDAWIERVAIEFWKKDEPCALLDADGACSVHDVRPWSCRRSFAASDPELCRGDHAQDPRRRFFTLAPDEGFDAALEDLDRFATYDVDTDQLDLALLRWLRAHTPTRRD